The Planctomicrobium piriforme genome includes the window GGTCAGGTGGCTCAGCTGGTTGTAGCCGTCGAGATGGTTCTTATAAGTCCGTTCGCCCAGCTTCACCCCTTTGAGCAACTGATCCTTGACGTTCGGATTGCCGGCGGCGGCACACAGAGTGGGGAACCAGTCCTGACCTGAGAAGATGCCGTTCGAGACGCTCCCTTCCTTGATGTGCCCGGGCCAACTGACGATGCAGGGAGCGCGGAAGCCCCCTTCGTAAATCGTCCCCTTGGTCGCCTTAAACGGGGTCATGCCGCCGTCTGGCCAGGTGAAGACTTCAGCGCCGTTGTCGGTGGTGAACACGACAATGGTGTTGTCGACTTCGCCGATTTCTTCCAGGTGCTTGAGCAGCCCGCCAATGCTGTCGTCCATTTGCGCCAGGCCCGCTTCTTCCAGGCCGTAGTTCGTCTTGCTGTTCATCATTGCCTGATATTTCGGCGCGAGGAACGTCCAGATGTGCATGCGGGTGGTGTTGTGCCAGATAAAGAACGGCTTGCCGTCTTTCTTGGACTTGTCCATGAACCCGCACGTTTCCTTGACGAGCACTTCGTCGAAGGTGGTCATGTCGTATTTGGCCTTGGGCGTGATGTCGTGCATGTTGGGCACGTTCGTCATGTCCGGGAACGGCGCCAGCGGGCCTTCGTCGACAATCTTCTGCTTGCCGACCTTGCCCCACCGGGGCTGTTCGGTCGGGTCGTCAGTCTCCGTGGCCCAAGTATGCACCAGGTTGCGGGGACCGTATTTGTCGCGGTACGACTGCTCGTTCGGATACGAATACCAGTACGGGTCCGACATGGCGTCGAGGTGGTACAGGTATCCGAAAAACTCATCGAAGCCGTGCAGCGTGGGGAGATACTTGTTGAGATCCCCCAGATGGTTCTTGCCGAACTGCCCGGTGGCGTAACCTTGAGCCTTGAGAGCAGTGGCAAGCGAGCAGGCCTTGTCCGGCATGCCGACATCGGCCCCGGCTTGTCCGACGGTGGTGAGTCCGGTGCGGATGGGGAGTTCACCCGTGATGAACGCCGCGCGGCCGGCGGTGCAGCTCGCTTCGGCGTAGTAGTCGGTCATTAACATGCCGCGCGCGGCGAGCTTGTCGAGGTTCGGCGTTTTGCCGGACATCATCCCCCGGTGATACGCGCCAATGTTGAACCAGCCGATATCGTCTCCCATTATGAAGAGAATATTTGGCTGCTTCGCCTGCACCTGTGCGGATGTGGTGAGCGTCAGAGCGATGCCCATCACGGCGATCGCGGCCCCCCGCCATGTCTTTGAAAGTGTCATCTCAGTTTCCCGCTGAAGTTGACGACAGTTGAAATCGAAACAGCCCCCGGCCGTTCGCGTGGTAGCACCGCAGTGCGATCCACATTTGAAGCGATCATGCAACGAACACGCTGCCGCGTCAATGAAGTGCCAGGCGAGCTTTTAAGGGTTGTGAAAGACTGATGAAGACCCCGCGCCGACGCGTTGAAGTGGCATTCCATATCCAGCCGGCGATTCGCTGAATAGAATACTGTTGACGGCGTGTTCGACGCCGCGGGCCGGTTCCGGCATCTGCAGTGGCTCTGATCCACCAGAAGGGCTGGAGATGCAGCACACTTCATCCGCAACAGTCGGAAAAGATTTTCTACGGGTCTCAGCTCCGCTGGTCACCTTGTTGATCGGTTGCGGAGTGGCACTGCTGTTGACGCTGATGGTGTGGCAATTCGGCGAATCCCGCCGTCAGGCGGAGATTCAAGCTCTTGCCGTGCAGAATGCCCGCGATATTCAACGGATGGTGGATGTCCAGCTGGAAGCAGTCGAATCGATTCGTGCTCTGTATGCCGCGTCGGTTTCTGTTGAGCCAGAGGAATTCAGTAGCTTCACCAAATCTCTGCTGCAGCGTCGAAAAGGAATTCGGATCCTCGCCTGGGCGCCGGTCGAGACCGCGAGCGGCGAAGCCGCGTTCCCAGTGCGGGTCCTGGAACCGGCCGAAAACAGTAGCGACTGGACCAGGGTCGATTTGATGCAGTTACCTGGCTGTCGGGCGGCCATTGATGCCGCGATCGCCATCGGGTCTCCCGTCGTGACGGATGTGCTGCCGCTCAAAATGGGGGCAAAAGAGACGATCGCCTGTCTGGTCCTCTCGCCGATTTATGAGAACCGTCAGCCAGTCGATTCCGCAGCGGAGCGGCGAGAGCACTTGCAGGGAGTTGTGGTCGGGGTCTGCGCCTTGAGCGACCTGATTGGCGCGGCACTCCCACCATTGGAAGAAGACGGCCTGGCGTTCGTACTGACCGATCAACCGTTCACGAAGACCCCGCCCAATAAGCCGATGTTCGAATCACGCGGGTGGTCGGCCGCGGCGGCGAATCAGACCCGTGCGCCGGAATCGATGCTGGCGATTGATGTGGCCGGCCGTCAATGGTGGCTCGCACACCGCCCCACGGCGCGCTTCAAACCGTCCCAACCGGCGTGGGAACACTGGGCAGTCTTGATCGGGGGATTGTGGATCACCAGCCTGCTGGCCGCGTATCTTTACAGCATCCGTGGGCGGACGCGACGCATCGAAGCGATGGTGACCGAGCGAACGTCGGAACTCGCGGCGGCGAATGCCGCACTCTCCCGCGCAAAAGAAACCGCAGAAGCGGCGAATCGCGCGAAGAGCGAGTTTCTCGCCAACATGAGTCACGAGATTCGCACGCCGATGAACGGCGTCATCGGCATGACGGATCTCGCTCTGGGAACCTCGCTGACGCCCGAGCAGCGGGAATACATGGAACTCGTGAAGTGTTCGGCCGACTACCTGCTGTCGGTCATCAACGACATTCTCGACTTCTCCAAGATTGAAGCCGGCAAAATGGATCTGGAAGCGATCCCTTTCAGTCTGCATGAAAATCTCGACAAAACAGTCGCCTCGCTGGCGATGCGGGCTCACGCAAAAAAGCTGGAACTGGCGTGTCACATTCTTCACGATGTGCCCGATGGACTGACAGGCGATCCCGGACGAGTGCGGCAGGTGTTGATCAATCTGCTCGGCAACGCGATCAAGTTCACCGAGAAAGGGGAGATCGTGTTGAAAGTGGAACTCGTCAGCCGGACGAGTGACGCCGCCACTCTCCGGTTCTCGGTGCGGGATACAGGCATCGGCATTCCGCCTGAGAAACGGGACAGGCTCTTCAAGGCCTTCTCTCAGGTCGACAGTTCGACCACCAGAAAATACGGCGGCACCGGTCTCGGCCTCGCCATCTCCGCTCGGCTGGTGAAATTGATGGACGGGCAACTGGACGTGCAGAGCACTCCAGGCGAGGGCAGCACGTTTTTCTTCACGGCGAAGTTTGAACTCGCACCGCTGGATTCTTTACCTGCGGTGCAGCTCGAACCGGAATCGCTGCATGGCTTGCAGATCCTGGCAGTCGACGACAACGCGACCAATCGCCGCATTCTATGTGAACTGCTCACCAGTTGGGGCATGCGGCCCGCCGTGGCCGAAGGGGGGGTGGCCGCACTGCAGGAACTCGAACGGGCACGAAACGCAGGCCAGCCCTATGCGCTGGTGATGACCGACAACATGATGCCGGACATGAGCGGCTTCGAACTCGTGGCCGAGATTCAGCGTCGCCCTGAGCTGTCCGCGCCGCTGCTGATGATGCTCTCATCGGCCGACCGTTACGAAGATGCCCAGCGCTGCAAGGAAATGGGAATCGCGGCCTATACCACAAAGCCGATCCGGCAGTCGGATCTGTTGAACGCAATTATCCGCACGCTGGACGGCAAGCCGCGACCTTGCCTTGCCGCGCCTCCCACCAAAGCCGAAGCAGGCAAGGCCCCGCACAGCTTGCGACTGCTGCTGGCGGAAGACGGGCTCGTCAATCAGAAACTGGCGGTTCGCCTATTGGAGAAACGAGGACACACTGTGGAAGTCGCCCCCAACGGAATCGCCACGCTGGCGGCGCTTGATCGGGCCGAGTTTGACGCTGTGTTGATGGATGTCGAGATGCCTGATATGGACGGACTCGAGGCGACAGCCACGATTCGGCAACGGGAACGCAAGACCGGTCGCCATGTCCCGATCATCGCCATGACCGCCAACGCCATGCAGGGAGACCGGGAACGCTGCCTGAACGCCGGCATGGATGAATATCTCTCGAAGCCCCTCAATCCTGCAGAGCTGTTTCGCATCGTCGAAGCGCTGGCCGGACATGCGGTCGTGCGCTGAGCCGTTTATACTCAATGACTTGTCAGTTTTCAGTCGTCAGTATTCAGTTCTGGCTGAGCCAGCAACAGCCGTGACGACTGTTCAAACGAATTCCTTTCTCGTGCAACGCCCGACACGCAACGGGCAACAAAATGTCTGACGAAAAAATCCGGCGGCGAATCGCGGTGGATGCCGCGCAGTTGCTCATGCAGAGGCAGGAAACCGACCTGAAGAAGGCCCGGCTGCGAGCAGCGCGACGGCTCTTCAAAGGCTACATCCGCAAAGACAACATGCCCTCGGAAGCGGAAATCCGCGACGAGATCGAAAAACTCTCGTACGTCGTGCAGGGGGATGTGCGGTTCGACAACCTGCGCCAAGTTCGGGTCGGCGCACTGAACTTCATGCGCCGTCTGGCGGAATACGAGCCGCGAATCATGGGCGACCTGGTGAGCGGCGATGTCCGCACCAGCGCCGCGGCGGAAGTCTTCTTTCACGAGGAGGACGAAGCCGCGGTGATGGAACGCCTCGAAGCCTTGTTGAAAGGAGAACGGGTCGATCAGACGCCTGTGATTCAAGATCCGCTCTCGCCGACAACTGCGCCGGTCCCGATGGAACTCGACTTCATGGAACACCCGGAACAGCACGGCATTTCACTTGCCGAATTCGAGCGGCTGGTGGCGCATGCGTATCCCGATCTGGGAATTGAGTCCGCCGTGGTCGAGACCCCCAGCGACCGCGACCGCTTTGAGGTCTACCGGATGCTGCTGTCGCCGCTTGAACAGGTGCAGCAGCGTAAGTCGCAGCATCCTGAAGGGGACGCCCTCTATCACAGCCTGCAGGTGTTCGAGCTGGCTCGGGAAGAACTCCCCTATGACGAGGAATTTCTCCTCGCAGCGCTGCTGCATGACATCGGCAAGGGCATCGACTCCGGCGACTCGCTACAAGCCGGACTGACGGCGCTGAGCGGCTATGTGACCGACCGCACCGTCTGGTTCATTGAAAATCTGCACGACGCACAGCGGCTGCTGGAGAACTCGGTTGGCGCGCGGGCCAGAAAGCGGCTGCAGCATCACGAAGACATTGAAGAATTGCTGCTGCTCGCCCGTTGCGACCGCGACGGCCGCGTCCCCGGCGGCACGGCGCCCACGCTGGATGCAGCCATCGAGTACCTCCGCGACCTTGCCCGCAGTTATGGATGAATGACGCAGGAGATAGGAGATAGGAGATAGGAGATAGGAGATAGGAGATAGCACCCAACACGCCCGCTCACGTCCAATCGCTGACTGCTGACTGCTGACCGCTGAAAGCCACCCTCAAAAAAACAGAGCCGCACACCTGCGTGTACGGCTCTGAGATTCGTCTTCAAAATCGCACAGTGCTTACAGCACGGCGCGGATCTTCTGCAGGAACTCGCGGTTCGTGGGGAACTTGGCGAGCGTGCGAATCAACTGGTCCATCGCTTCGGTCGGATTCATCGAGACCAGGCTGCGTCGCAGCATGATGATGCCGTCCAGCAGTTCCGGATCGATGATCTTTTCTTCGCGACGGGTGCCGGACTTGCTGATGTCGATCGACGGCCAGATGCGGCGGTCGGCCAGGTCGCGGCTCAGCACCATTTCCATATTCCCGGTTCCCTTGAACTCCTGGAAGATGGCTTCGTCCATCCGGCTGCCGGTGTCGATCAGGGCAGTAGCACACACAGTGAGCGAACCACCCTCATCAAAGCGACGGGCCGTGCCGAACATTTTGCGGGGGATGTCCATCGCCCGCACATCCAGACCGCCGGTCTGGATCTTCGAGTCGCGTCCGCCGCGGGTCCACTTGTTGAACGCCCGGGCAGTACGCGTGATGCTGTCGAGCAGGATGAAGCAGTCTTTGCCCGATTCGGCGAGACGCTTGCCCCGTTCGATAATCAACTGGCTGATCCGGACATGGCTTTCGACGTCCTGATCCATCGAGGAAGCAATGACTTCCCCGCGGACAGTCCGCCGCATTTCCGTCACTTCTTCAGGCCGCTCGTCGATGAGCAGCACGATGAGGTGAATTTCCGGATGATTCTTGCTGACCGCGTTGGCGATGTCCTGCAGGAGCATCGTTTTGCCGGTGCGGGGCGGAGCGACAATCAGGGCCCGTTGCCCTTTGCCGATCGGACACAGCAGGTCCATCACCCGCATGGTGACGGGCTGCGCCCCAGTTTCGAGTTTGATCTGCTCGAAAGGGTTAATGGCAGTCAGCGTGTCGAAGTGCTTGAGCTTTTCGTAGTCCTCGACCGATCCGCCGTCGACGGAATCGATAGTCAGGACGCGAGGGCCCTGGCCGCGGGTGCCGGGACCGATCTCGCCGCGAATGCGAATGCCTTCGCGGAGATGATGCTTCTCGACGAACGAGCTGGAAACGAAGGCGTCGGTTTCGCGTGCGCCGTAATCGTTTTCCGGCGAACGCAGGAAGCCGTAGCCCTTGGGATGCAGTTCGAGAACCCCTTCGATCGTGCCGCTGGTGGCGACCGGTTCGCTGGGTGCGGCATTCTGCTCGAATTTCGAGACGCGGCGGTTCCGATTGTTATTGCTGTTGTTGTTATTACCAGGTCCACTGTTGCGATTGCGGTTGGGCTGCTGGTCGCGACGGCGCTGATTGTTGCCGCCGCCGCTGTGACCTCCACCGTAGCCGCCGCCTCCACCACCTCCGTATCCGCCTCCGCCATGACCACCGCCGCCGTAACTGCCGCCGCTGTTACTGCCGCTATTGTTGCTGGGGCGATTGTAGTGCTGGCCGCCGCCTCCACTGCCATGCTCGCGCTGGGTGGACTGGCCTCCCTGATTTCCCTGGCTCTGGTTGTACTGCTGCGGGGGAGTCGGACCATCGGTGCGACGACCGCGACGACGTCGGCGACGACGCGGACGGCGATCTCCATCGTCCCCTTCGCCAGTGCCGGGTTCACCTGTCCCGGACGGACCGGACTGCGAGCCTGCATCAGGGCCGTCGTCATTGTCATCGTCGTCGAGATCGACGTCGTTCAGGTCGAGAATGTCATCGTCATCCGCGACATGTCGCGAGGGACGCTGAATCTCGGGTTCGCGCTCGCGTTCGACCGGAGCCGGGGCTCGCGACTCGGTACGGGCTTCTTCTCGGGATTCAGAACTGCGTGATTCAGCACCCCGTGACTCGGCACCGCGCGCCCGGCTGGGGCGTTCGCTGCGTGCTTCGCGTCGAGGTTCGGCACTGCGCGGCTCGGCGGTACGCGGCTCGGGCGTCTTGGGTTCAGCACTCTTCGATTCGGTGCTGCGTGATTCAGTAGTGCGTGATTCGGAGCGACGCGACTCGGAACGGGGGCGGGCAGGTTCGTCTTCGACAATCCCGGCGCCAAAATCCTGATCGTCCGCGGACGAGGCTTCTTCCTTGGGAGCATCGAGTTCCTGCTCGACAGCGGGCGCTTCCTTTTTACGGGGTTTGCGAGGGCTGGAGCGGCGTGGGCTCGACGAGGAAGAAGAGCTTTTTGGAGGCATGCGAAACCTAACTTTTCAGCAAGCGTATTGCGAGTAACAGGGCCGGACAGAATGCAGAGCAATGCAAGCGGCAGGCCAGAGAAAGTTCATGAAAGAAATCAGCAGAGGTAGAAGAGCAGCGCCTCGGGCCGGGAAGGCCAAGCCTGGAGCCGCACTCAACGTTTTTGCCCATTGTGAAAACGGCACAGTCAGAAAACTGACCTGAAGTAAACTGAAACCGTGCAAAATTTGCTGGCTGCGAAGAGCCCCCTGAGCTGCTCACAATTTTCAGAAAGGGCTGAAAACTGGCAGCCGGAGACGCAATTGACGCAGCACCGCGTCAGTGATCCCGCCCTTGGGCGTTCCCGTTTCCTGCGGTCCCCGACGAATCGAGGCCGTTCATGCGACAGCGCCTTGTCCGGCAGCAGCACACCCCTGGACCGGTCAGTCCAGATTCGCGAGAGGTCAGAAACCCACCCTGCCAGAGTTCCGCCATGTCACCGAACTGGTCACTGGAGGCCCCACGAGAATGAGATTCGTCACAGCCACGCAAACTCT containing:
- a CDS encoding arylsulfatase, whose protein sequence is MTLSKTWRGAAIAVMGIALTLTTSAQVQAKQPNILFIMGDDIGWFNIGAYHRGMMSGKTPNLDKLAARGMLMTDYYAEASCTAGRAAFITGELPIRTGLTTVGQAGADVGMPDKACSLATALKAQGYATGQFGKNHLGDLNKYLPTLHGFDEFFGYLYHLDAMSDPYWYSYPNEQSYRDKYGPRNLVHTWATETDDPTEQPRWGKVGKQKIVDEGPLAPFPDMTNVPNMHDITPKAKYDMTTFDEVLVKETCGFMDKSKKDGKPFFIWHNTTRMHIWTFLAPKYQAMMNSKTNYGLEEAGLAQMDDSIGGLLKHLEEIGEVDNTIVVFTTDNGAEVFTWPDGGMTPFKATKGTIYEGGFRAPCIVSWPGHIKEGSVSNGIFSGQDWFPTLCAAAGNPNVKDQLLKGVKLGERTYKNHLDGYNQLSHLTEGADSARREIFYFGGAQLGALRVNDFKFRFYDQPEGWPGPKVVNDMPTIVNIRQDPFERTPMTAGESLNNAGGGYINDFMAREFWRFVQVQQFVGELAATAIDYPPMQAPASFNLEEIKRKVEAALKEHAGQ
- a CDS encoding response regulator is translated as MQHTSSATVGKDFLRVSAPLVTLLIGCGVALLLTLMVWQFGESRRQAEIQALAVQNARDIQRMVDVQLEAVESIRALYAASVSVEPEEFSSFTKSLLQRRKGIRILAWAPVETASGEAAFPVRVLEPAENSSDWTRVDLMQLPGCRAAIDAAIAIGSPVVTDVLPLKMGAKETIACLVLSPIYENRQPVDSAAERREHLQGVVVGVCALSDLIGAALPPLEEDGLAFVLTDQPFTKTPPNKPMFESRGWSAAAANQTRAPESMLAIDVAGRQWWLAHRPTARFKPSQPAWEHWAVLIGGLWITSLLAAYLYSIRGRTRRIEAMVTERTSELAAANAALSRAKETAEAANRAKSEFLANMSHEIRTPMNGVIGMTDLALGTSLTPEQREYMELVKCSADYLLSVINDILDFSKIEAGKMDLEAIPFSLHENLDKTVASLAMRAHAKKLELACHILHDVPDGLTGDPGRVRQVLINLLGNAIKFTEKGEIVLKVELVSRTSDAATLRFSVRDTGIGIPPEKRDRLFKAFSQVDSSTTRKYGGTGLGLAISARLVKLMDGQLDVQSTPGEGSTFFFTAKFELAPLDSLPAVQLEPESLHGLQILAVDDNATNRRILCELLTSWGMRPAVAEGGVAALQELERARNAGQPYALVMTDNMMPDMSGFELVAEIQRRPELSAPLLMMLSSADRYEDAQRCKEMGIAAYTTKPIRQSDLLNAIIRTLDGKPRPCLAAPPTKAEAGKAPHSLRLLLAEDGLVNQKLAVRLLEKRGHTVEVAPNGIATLAALDRAEFDAVLMDVEMPDMDGLEATATIRQRERKTGRHVPIIAMTANAMQGDRERCLNAGMDEYLSKPLNPAELFRIVEALAGHAVVR
- a CDS encoding HD domain-containing protein, with amino-acid sequence MSDEKIRRRIAVDAAQLLMQRQETDLKKARLRAARRLFKGYIRKDNMPSEAEIRDEIEKLSYVVQGDVRFDNLRQVRVGALNFMRRLAEYEPRIMGDLVSGDVRTSAAAEVFFHEEDEAAVMERLEALLKGERVDQTPVIQDPLSPTTAPVPMELDFMEHPEQHGISLAEFERLVAHAYPDLGIESAVVETPSDRDRFEVYRMLLSPLEQVQQRKSQHPEGDALYHSLQVFELAREELPYDEEFLLAALLHDIGKGIDSGDSLQAGLTALSGYVTDRTVWFIENLHDAQRLLENSVGARARKRLQHHEDIEELLLLARCDRDGRVPGGTAPTLDAAIEYLRDLARSYG
- the rho gene encoding transcription termination factor Rho, which translates into the protein MPPKSSSSSSSPRRSSPRKPRKKEAPAVEQELDAPKEEASSADDQDFGAGIVEDEPARPRSESRRSESRTTESRSTESKSAEPKTPEPRTAEPRSAEPRREARSERPSRARGAESRGAESRSSESREEARTESRAPAPVEREREPEIQRPSRHVADDDDILDLNDVDLDDDDNDDGPDAGSQSGPSGTGEPGTGEGDDGDRRPRRRRRRRGRRTDGPTPPQQYNQSQGNQGGQSTQREHGSGGGGQHYNRPSNNSGSNSGGSYGGGGHGGGGYGGGGGGGYGGGHSGGGNNQRRRDQQPNRNRNSGPGNNNNSNNNRNRRVSKFEQNAAPSEPVATSGTIEGVLELHPKGYGFLRSPENDYGARETDAFVSSSFVEKHHLREGIRIRGEIGPGTRGQGPRVLTIDSVDGGSVEDYEKLKHFDTLTAINPFEQIKLETGAQPVTMRVMDLLCPIGKGQRALIVAPPRTGKTMLLQDIANAVSKNHPEIHLIVLLIDERPEEVTEMRRTVRGEVIASSMDQDVESHVRISQLIIERGKRLAESGKDCFILLDSITRTARAFNKWTRGGRDSKIQTGGLDVRAMDIPRKMFGTARRFDEGGSLTVCATALIDTGSRMDEAIFQEFKGTGNMEMVLSRDLADRRIWPSIDISKSGTRREEKIIDPELLDGIIMLRRSLVSMNPTEAMDQLIRTLAKFPTNREFLQKIRAVL